A window of Hyperolius riggenbachi isolate aHypRig1 chromosome 1, aHypRig1.pri, whole genome shotgun sequence contains these coding sequences:
- the LOC137525457 gene encoding mitotic-spindle organizing protein 2B-like has product MAAPQPGLEAAVTLSGSVQKYVTKKKKVLSTEEAELYELAQAAGIGLDQEVFKIIVDLLKMNVAPLAVFQMLKSMCAGHRLADPVPPETIAAPLLAAHHDSRGKSKLNAPPNTSQGQTERSNREGSSQRVPRQPSASRMQKSSSSGKSSGGSST; this is encoded by the exons ATGGCGGCTCCCCAGCCCGGCCTGGAAGCGGCGGTGACGCTCAGCGGCTCCGTCCAGAAATACGTCACCAAGAAGAAGAAGGTGCTGAGCACAGAGGAGGCTGAGCTGTACGAGCTGGCCCAGGCGGCGGGCATTGGCTTGGACCAGGAGGTGTTCAA gaTTATTGTAGATTTACTAAAGATGAATGTGGCTCCTTTGGCGGTTTTCCAGATGCTGAAGTCTATGTGTGCTGGCCACAGACTGGCAGATCCTGTGCCTCCCGAGACCATTGCTGCACCCTTACTAGCTGCACACCATGACTCCAGAG GTAAAAGCAAACTAAATGCTCCTCCAAACACAAGTCAAGGCCAGACTGAACGGAGTAATCGAGAAGGGTCAAGTCAGAGAGTGCCCCGCCAGCCCAGTGCCAGCCGCATGCAGAAGAGCAGCAGCTCAGGAAAGAGcagtggtgggagcagcacataG